One segment of Phragmites australis chromosome 13, lpPhrAust1.1, whole genome shotgun sequence DNA contains the following:
- the LOC133889027 gene encoding N-acylphosphatidylethanolamine synthase-like isoform X1, producing the protein MEASAAAAARTLRWAGRAGHLGGVPRAAVFAAVGACAKAYASLLNTTTVHNADGLLRLVSARPPGTPLLTVSNHVSTVDDPLMWGFKGFPTADAKLGRWVLAAEDICFKNVVMSYIFRLGKCIPTTRGAGIYQEHMNEALDVLSNGGWLHSFPEGKIAQDHQPVRRLKWGTASLIVRAPITPIVLPIVHSGFEKVMPEKSFFGRRPPVPLWNNEIGIIVGEPIEFDMASLKQAASMAPCDSSSERKGWPTITPDGLDEAAQRWLYQKMSDKIQYVMERLRKTLLNLKQH; encoded by the exons ATGGAGGcgtccgcggccgccgccgcgcggaCGCTGCGGTGGGCGGGCCGTGCGGGGCACCTGGGCGGCGTCCCGCGAGCCGCGGTGTTCGCCGCTGTGGGCGCCTGCGCCAAGGCGTACGCCTCGCTGCTCAACACCACCACGGTCCACAACGCCGACGGCCTCCTTCGCCTCGTCTCGGCGCGGCCCCCTGGCACGCCGCTTCTCACCGTCAGCAACCACGTGTCCAC GGTAGATGACCCACTTATGTGGGGATTCAAGGGTTTTCCGACTGCAGATGCAAAGCTTGGAAGGTGGGTGCTGGCAGCAGAAGATATATGCTTCAAGAATGTAGTCATGTCTTACATATTTCGACTTG GGAAATGCATACCAACCACAAGAGGGGCTGGGATCTATCAAGAACATATGAATGAAGCCCTAGACGTGCTTAGCAATGGTGGTTGG ttgcattcattccctGAAGGAAAAATTGCACAAGATCATCAGCCAGTTAGAAGATTGAAGTGGGGAACTGCCAGTCTTATTGTCCGAGCACCTATAACTCCAATTGTTTTGCCAATTGTTCACTCTGGTTTTGAAAAG GTCATGCCGGAGAAATCGTTCTTTGGACGGCGACCACCAGTGCCACTCTGGAACAATGAGATAGGTATCATTGTTGGAGAGCCAATAGAATTTGACATGGCAAGCTTGAAGCAGGCGGCATCAATGGCACCCTGTGATTCATCCTCCGAAAGGAAGGGGTGGCCGACCATCACACCAGATGGGCTGGACGAAGCTGCGCAGAGATGGCTTTACCAGAAGATGTCGGATAAGATTCAATATGTGATGGAGAGATTGCGTAAAACGCTTCTGAACTTGAAACAACATTGA
- the LOC133889027 gene encoding N-acylphosphatidylethanolamine synthase-like isoform X2, whose protein sequence is MWGFKGFPTADAKLGRWVLAAEDICFKNVVMSYIFRLGKCIPTTRGAGIYQEHMNEALDVLSNGGWLHSFPEGKIAQDHQPVRRLKWGTASLIVRAPITPIVLPIVHSGFEKVMPEKSFFGRRPPVPLWNNEIGIIVGEPIEFDMASLKQAASMAPCDSSSERKGWPTITPDGLDEAAQRWLYQKMSDKIQYVMERLRKTLLNLKQH, encoded by the exons ATGTGGGGATTCAAGGGTTTTCCGACTGCAGATGCAAAGCTTGGAAGGTGGGTGCTGGCAGCAGAAGATATATGCTTCAAGAATGTAGTCATGTCTTACATATTTCGACTTG GGAAATGCATACCAACCACAAGAGGGGCTGGGATCTATCAAGAACATATGAATGAAGCCCTAGACGTGCTTAGCAATGGTGGTTGG ttgcattcattccctGAAGGAAAAATTGCACAAGATCATCAGCCAGTTAGAAGATTGAAGTGGGGAACTGCCAGTCTTATTGTCCGAGCACCTATAACTCCAATTGTTTTGCCAATTGTTCACTCTGGTTTTGAAAAG GTCATGCCGGAGAAATCGTTCTTTGGACGGCGACCACCAGTGCCACTCTGGAACAATGAGATAGGTATCATTGTTGGAGAGCCAATAGAATTTGACATGGCAAGCTTGAAGCAGGCGGCATCAATGGCACCCTGTGATTCATCCTCCGAAAGGAAGGGGTGGCCGACCATCACACCAGATGGGCTGGACGAAGCTGCGCAGAGATGGCTTTACCAGAAGATGTCGGATAAGATTCAATATGTGATGGAGAGATTGCGTAAAACGCTTCTGAACTTGAAACAACATTGA